The genomic segment TGATTTATGTAATTCAAGGGGTAATGTATGTCAATTAAAAAAACATTAAGATAATGGACCAGGTTCGCGAGTTTATGAGACTACATCATTATTCAATACATACAGAACGATCATATTGCGACTATTAATGGAGGGCTTAAAATAGAACAATTTTAAGCTGTAAAGGTTTTTCTCATCTTCTCATCTCCTGGATAAGGGCAAAATCCATGAGAACCAGGGCGGCCATGCTTTCCACTATGGGAACGGCTCTTGGAACTACGCAGGGGTCATGGCGGCCTTTTGCTGCAAGTTCGACTTCTTTTCCTTCAAAATCAACGGTTTTCTGGGGTTTTCCTATGGTTGCTACTGGTTTGAAGGCTGTTCTGAATATAATGGGTTCTCCATTGGATATGCCTCCCTGGACTCCCCCGCTGTAATTGCTCAGGGTTCCCAGCCTGTTATTTTTAACTGTAAAAGGATCGTTGTGTTCTGAACCGCACATGCGCGAGCCTCTGAAACCAGAGCCTATTTCAAAGCCTTTTGTTGCAGGGATTGAGAGCATTGCCTGGGCAAGTTTTGCTTCCAGTTTGTCAAAGACTGGTTCACCAAGTCCAGGGGGAACGTTGCGGCATACGCAGGAGATGATTCCGCCCAGGGAATCTGATCTTTGTTTTGCTTCAATAATTGCCTGGATCATGTTTTGAGCAGTTTCTTCATGGGGGCAGCGCACAATATTTTTATCTGCCTGTTTGCGGGTTATTTGTTCAATATCCAGGTAAGGAGCATTGACCATGCCTGCGGAACTGACCCATGCCACGATTTCAATGCCGTATGTTTCCTTGAGATATTTTTCTGCAATGGCCCCGGCTGCAACCCGTCCTATGGTTTCTCTTGCACTGGAACGGCCTCCTCCGCTGGATGCACGGATTCCGTATTTTATTTGATAGGTATAATCTGCATGGGAGGGCCTGGGTATTTTACTCATTTCCTTGTAATCACCGGGTTTTTGATCCTTGTTTGGAACTAAAAGGGCAATGGGAGTTCCCAGGGTTTTCCCGTTTTCTACACCTGAAAGGATTGTTACCTGATCTGCTTCATTGCGGTCTGTGGTAAGCTCGCTCTGGCCTGGGCGGCGCCTGTCAAGCTGGGTCTGGATATCCTGGGCAGTAAGGGAAAGCCGGGGGGGACATCCGTCAACCACTGCTCCTACACCCTTGCAGTGGGATTCCCCGAATGTTGTTACTTTAAAAAGTGTTCCAAATGTGCTGGACATATTTATAATCTCTCTTTTATCCTGTTACAGATTTCATCAGTATCAGACAGATCCGTATCAATGGCAAAATCTGCTGCATACTGATACAAAGGGTTTCTTAATTCAAGGGTTTCTTTGATTTCTTCCATTAAATTTTTATGTGTAAGAGCGGGACGCTGCTCAAGGGTCTTTATATCCTGGATAATGCGGGAATGGATGGTTTCAGCAGATGCTTTAAGCCAGATAACCAGGCCGGTTTCCTTCATGTCTTTTACATTGTCAGGATTAAGAACTGCTCCGCCTCCTGTGGCAATAACATGATTTTCTAAACTGCAAAGGCTTTTTATTACTGCCCGTTCTTTTTCACGGAAAAACTCCCATCCATGTTCAGCAACCATGTCTGAAATTGTTACCCTGTTTTTTTTAACAAGTTCTTCATCAGCGTCAATAAAAGGTCTTGTGAGTTTTCCTGCAAGGGCTTTTCCAACGCTGGTCTTGCCAGTACATCTGTATCCTATTAAAAAGATATTCATAAGTATAACTGCTCAAAAACATTCCAGAAACTGGGAAATGATTTATTAACGCACTCCTCGTTTTTAATATAAACTCCAGGCACTTTCAAACCTGCAACTGCAAAACACATGGCAATCCTGTGGTCGTCATAGGTTTCTATTTCAGCGCCATTTGGATTTCCGCCTTTAATGATAAGCTCATCATCTGTGCATTTGGCATCTATGCCCATTTTGGAAAGTTCTGCTGCAACTGCTGAAAGACGGTCGCATTCTTTTGCTTTTAAATGAGCTACGTTTCTTATAATTGTTGTTCCTTTTGCAAATGCAGCAACAACCCCCAGGGTAGGAACCATGTCAGGAATATCTGCCATATCAACATCTATGGCTTTAAGAGGTCTTCCTGATAATGTTATCCCGTCTTTTTCCCGGGCAACCTGGCAGCCCATGTTTTCAAAACATTTCAGCAGGTTTAAATCACCCTGGCTGGAGCCGGCAGATATATCCCTGACCTTGACCCTTCCTCCTGTAACTGCTGCTGCTGCCCAGAAATATCCTGCATTGGAGGCATCAGGCTCTACTGTATAATTGCCTGATTTATAAACCTGTTTTCCCTGAACCTGGAATTTTTCATATCCCTGTCTTTTAACATTTATTCCAAACTTGTTCATAATATCAATGGTCATGTCAATATAGGGCCTGGAAACCGGGCCCTGGATAACATTGATTTCAAGCCCCTGCATGGTGTAAGGAGCAATAAGCAGGACAGCTGAAAGATACTGGCTGCTGACAGCGCATTTCAGATTAACAGTCCCGCCTTTTATGTTTTTTCCTTTTATTTCAATGGGCGGACATCCATTATTATTTAAAGATTTTGCAGAAATACCCATTTGTTCCAGTCCCTCTAAAAGGTCTCCAATTGGTCTCTGCTTCATGCGCTCAGTTCCAGTGAGGACAGATGCCCCGTCTCCCAGTGCTGCAACTGCTGCCATAAGACGCATGGATGTTCCTGAATTTCCCAGGTGGATTTCTTTTCCAGGAGATTTTAATGCCCCGCCTGTTCCGTGAATTATAAGCTTTTCCTTATCCTTTCCTGTTTTTACACCCATCTGCTTTAAAGTGCTTAATGTTAAAAGGGTGTCTTCGCTTTCCAGCATATTGGCAATTGAGCATAAACCGTCTGAAAGTGCCGAGGCTATGAGGATCCTGTGGGTAAAGCTTTTTGAGCCAGGAATGGATACTGCTGCATCTATGTTTTTAACTGGTTTTATTTCTATCATATTTTTATTCCCAGGGCCTGTTTAACTGTTTTTTTCATAATATCAACGGGAGCTTTTTCTCCTGTCCATAATTCAAACTGCAAAGCACCCTGGTAAACAAACATGGAAAGACCGTCAATGGTTTTGCATCCCGCAGCGGCCGCATGTTTGAGAAGTTTTGTTTCCAGGGGATTATATATAATGTCCATGACAGTCATGCCAGGTTTTAAGGTATCAGGTTTAACCGGCATGGATTCAATGTCCGGGGTCATGCCCAAAGGGGTGGTGTTTATAAGGATGTCATATCCTGCCGAGTTAAAGTCTGAAAGGGGGCAGAACCCGGCATTAAGATCATGTGCCAGTTTTCTGCCTTTATCAGCAGAACGGTTTATAATGCTGACATGCCCCCCTTTTTCCTGTACCCCGAAACCTATGGCTCTTGCGGCTCCGCCTGCTCCCAGGATTGCTGTTTTTTTTCCTGCAAGGTCTGTTTTTTCCTCCAGGGCAGCAACTGCTCCAAGTGAATCCGAGTTAAAACCCAGGAGTTTACCGTTTTTATTGACAACAGTATTAACAGCACCGATCCTCCGGGCACCAGGATCAATTTCATCAAGAAAAGGCATGATGGAAATCTTATGGGGTATGGTTACGCTTATTCCCTGGACATTGAATGCCCTTGCAGCCATAATTCCTGCCTGGATGTCGTTAATCTTAAAAGCAAGATAAACATTGTTAAGACCTGCATGGCAAAAAGCGCTGTTGTGCATTACAGGGCTTAAACTGTGGGAAACCGGGTTTCCAAACACGCAGTACAGGTTTGTTTTTGAATCAATATTCATATTAAAGAACCTTTATGTTCATTTGCCCTGGGATAGGAACCCAGGGATTTGAGAAAAAGACAGAGCTTTTTCATTTCCTCAAGTGTTTTCTGCATGGACTCATCTTCAATATGTGCTTCAATATCAACAAAAAAGAAATAACTCCAGTTTTCATGCTTTGTGGGACGAGATTCAAGTTTTACCATGTTAAGACCAAAATCTGCAATTGGTTTCAATACCTTGTACAATGCTCCAGGTATATGCGATGTTACAAACATGAGAGAGGTTTTATCCTCTCCTGTCCTGTGAATCTCGTCTTTTCCTATGATAAGAAAACGGGTGGTGTTTTTTGCAGCGTCTTCAATGCGGGAGGCCACAACCTCAAGCTGATACATGTGCGCGGCCTCACTGCTGGCAATTGCAGCGGTTCCCTGTTTTTTTGCAGCTTTTTGTGCAGCAAGGGCAGTGCTTCCGCACTCTTTAAGGGCCGCTTTGGGCAGGTATTTCTGGAGCCATCTCCTGCACTGGGCAAAAGCCTGGGGATGGGAATAAACCTTTTGTATGTCGTGAATAGT from the Desulfonema limicola genome contains:
- the aroA gene encoding 3-phosphoshikimate 1-carboxyvinyltransferase; amino-acid sequence: MIEIKPVKNIDAAVSIPGSKSFTHRILIASALSDGLCSIANMLESEDTLLTLSTLKQMGVKTGKDKEKLIIHGTGGALKSPGKEIHLGNSGTSMRLMAAVAALGDGASVLTGTERMKQRPIGDLLEGLEQMGISAKSLNNNGCPPIEIKGKNIKGGTVNLKCAVSSQYLSAVLLIAPYTMQGLEINVIQGPVSRPYIDMTIDIMNKFGINVKRQGYEKFQVQGKQVYKSGNYTVEPDASNAGYFWAAAAVTGGRVKVRDISAGSSQGDLNLLKCFENMGCQVAREKDGITLSGRPLKAIDVDMADIPDMVPTLGVVAAFAKGTTIIRNVAHLKAKECDRLSAVAAELSKMGIDAKCTDDELIIKGGNPNGAEIETYDDHRIAMCFAVAGLKVPGVYIKNEECVNKSFPSFWNVFEQLYL
- a CDS encoding shikimate kinase, whose product is MNIFLIGYRCTGKTSVGKALAGKLTRPFIDADEELVKKNRVTISDMVAEHGWEFFREKERAVIKSLCSLENHVIATGGGAVLNPDNVKDMKETGLVIWLKASAETIHSRIIQDIKTLEQRPALTHKNLMEEIKETLELRNPLYQYAADFAIDTDLSDTDEICNRIKERL
- the pheA gene encoding prephenate dehydratase, which gives rise to MHKEQTDNNFKERLTQLRESIDNIDNNLLELINKRLEFVQDVGKLKAKEGCQVLDSTRESQIFQRLLELNKGPLNEKVLRHLFTQIMAASRQLQRPSRVTFLGPEATFTHIAAMNHFGHSVEYIPQPSIRDVFNEVEKGTCHYGVVPVENSIEGAVNHTLDLFFESELKICAEKYQPISHDLLCKGGTIHDIQKVYSHPQAFAQCRRWLQKYLPKAALKECGSTALAAQKAAKKQGTAAIASSEAAHMYQLEVVASRIEDAAKNTTRFLIIGKDEIHRTGEDKTSLMFVTSHIPGALYKVLKPIADFGLNMVKLESRPTKHENWSYFFFVDIEAHIEDESMQKTLEEMKKLCLFLKSLGSYPRANEHKGSLI
- the aroE gene encoding shikimate dehydrogenase, with the translated sequence MNIDSKTNLYCVFGNPVSHSLSPVMHNSAFCHAGLNNVYLAFKINDIQAGIMAARAFNVQGISVTIPHKISIMPFLDEIDPGARRIGAVNTVVNKNGKLLGFNSDSLGAVAALEEKTDLAGKKTAILGAGGAARAIGFGVQEKGGHVSIINRSADKGRKLAHDLNAGFCPLSDFNSAGYDILINTTPLGMTPDIESMPVKPDTLKPGMTVMDIIYNPLETKLLKHAAAAGCKTIDGLSMFVYQGALQFELWTGEKAPVDIMKKTVKQALGIKI
- the aroC gene encoding chorismate synthase — its product is MSSTFGTLFKVTTFGESHCKGVGAVVDGCPPRLSLTAQDIQTQLDRRRPGQSELTTDRNEADQVTILSGVENGKTLGTPIALLVPNKDQKPGDYKEMSKIPRPSHADYTYQIKYGIRASSGGGRSSARETIGRVAAGAIAEKYLKETYGIEIVAWVSSAGMVNAPYLDIEQITRKQADKNIVRCPHEETAQNMIQAIIEAKQRSDSLGGIISCVCRNVPPGLGEPVFDKLEAKLAQAMLSIPATKGFEIGSGFRGSRMCGSEHNDPFTVKNNRLGTLSNYSGGVQGGISNGEPIIFRTAFKPVATIGKPQKTVDFEGKEVELAAKGRHDPCVVPRAVPIVESMAALVLMDFALIQEMRR